aatccataaaagtattcaatccgataatggtgaaacctcaaaggtaaaaactcaattcttagcaacaagatagagagggggaaacgccatatgatccaactatattaacaacgctcgcggtacatcaagatcatgccaaatcaagaacacaaaagggacagatcaaacacatagctacttgtacatacccctagcctcgagggtgaactactcacacatcaccatgaGAACGAAGGagaagttggtggtgatggtgatggaggagatgtcccgacggtgttccggcgccatcggaGGATAGGGGCAAGGGGCcctccgtcttcttcttccttggccctcCAGGGGGGAGAGGATGCTCTGCCCTAGATTGGATCTTTGTGTTGTCTTCTGTTTCTACGACTCTatttctggccgaaaaccgtttcttaaattcccggagttccataactccgattggcctgaaattTGAGGGGATTTTTATCCAAATATTCTCTTTCTTGCGATGAAAGAGGGGCATCAACCGACCTACGAGGTGACCACAACacacctgggcgtgccctggtgccttgtggggccctcgagcatagtcttgcgttgattcttcctcccaaaaatcacatatattcctaaatacatctccgtaaatttttatcatgtttggacttcgtttggtatgttaattatgcgaaacaaaaaaagcaaaaaacatgaactggcactgggcactagatcaataagttagtccataaaaataatataaaagtgcaccaacACCATATAAAACTCATGtaaatatagcatgaatacttcataaattatagatacgttggagacatatcaacatccccaagcttaattcatgctcgtcctcgagtaggtaaatgataaaagaaataatttatgaagtgtgaatgataGCATAGTacataaatttgatcaatgataatttcaatcacttttcctagcattatAACAACAACTCTTTCATATAAAGCTAGATAAAGTAGCAATTAAAaacaattttttgatgtggaatggtacctatcatattcatcatgtattctttcttttgtggcatgaatattgagaTTCGAATGATTTAAGGCAATGGTCTCTAGTTTGACATAAAGATATAAATTCTCAAGTATACCAACAAAtaaccatgcctttcaaaatatcaacacaagccatggtggaatagacaaggttgcttcttcgtggacccttcgtgggtggagccctccgtggactcacacaCTGGTTACCCTCcgtaggttgaagtctccatcaacatggacgtacgatagcaccacctatcgaaaccacaccaaaaatcaccgtgtcttcattgcgtttgatttCTCTGATCCCCTCctttatgttcatatgcaaagtcttTCCTTTCCGCTGCTcaactcttagatttgcatgtgtagggtgttgctTGACTTGGTAGAAGTGCTAAAACTCgcctacaactaaaattgggaaaatgtgaggtttttatttttttcaagtagtataatcaccccctctagacctacattagatcctacaagtggtaacAGAGCATTGGCCTCCATtgcattggtttcacaacctagaagagtatgacatctagtgagggaaattaccactttAGAGGTCCATATTTCGATGGCACAAACTTTGCTAGTtcaaagcataagatgaaaatgcacattcttggtcataaccctgtTGTTTGGGTTGTTGattgtgttggcttgcaaggtgaattctttgaggaTGGAAAAGAACCGGATCATGAAGCAAccatggaagagttgaagatgttacaatacaatgctcaagcatgtgacatccTTTTCAACGGTTTGTGTCGCAAGGAGTTCAACAAGATTAGCCGCttcgagaatgcaaaggaaatttgggacactttggttgatatgcacgaaggtattgAGTCCATcgaggaatccaagttggatgtgcttcaaagtcaacttcacatgttcaagatgaaggatggtgaaggagtcgtcgaaatgtactctaggctcgctctcatcacaaatgagattgtcggcttaggaagtgaagagatgactgacaaattcatcatcaagaagatccttagagccttggatggaaagtatgataccgtgtgcacattgatccaaataatgcaaaattacaaagatctcaagcccacagAAGTCATTGGAAAGATTGTTGGTCATGAGATGTATCTCGAGGACAAaaaggagctccacaacaagtcaagtggcgcttacaaagcttcaagtgattcTCCCACAACATCAAGTGACAAGATCATATCCAATGAAGAGATAAACATAATGgtcaagaacttcaacaagttataCAAGAATAgaggcaaagagagaagctccaactcAAAGACACTACGAgcaaagatcttcaagtcgtgaccataaatgctacaattgtggaagacccggacacttctccaatgagtgtacgacacctaTCAAGAAAATAGACGAGTCATCTAGAAGGAGTATAAGAGATTAATCACCTCGTAGAGAGAGAATGAGTAGGGATGATCCTTATGAACAAAGACCTTCTCAGGGAAGTAAGGATTCAGAGAGGAAAGATAAGTCAACCAAGAGCTACTAAAGgggaagacatcaagctcatgttggtgaatgggtttccggttcCGAAACCAACAGCCAATCTgggagaagctatcactccaactccgactatagtcaagatgaaggtgttgccggactagctctcgtatcctccaactcctatgacctatttgattcaccaaatgaaggaaattggaagatgcttcatggctaaagtccccaaggtatcacaccccgaattCATTGACTTTAATAGCGACGAAGATGATTTTGCTAGGTGAGGATGACTTGCTCAATGATAAAACTAGTGATGTTAGCTAtaatgaacttgctagtaatcaaGATGGACAAGACGAGACGGATGACAATGCTATGAGAGAGATTGAGCTCTTAACTAAAGAACCAGACACTCTTAAGTTAGTTAATGAAACAACGCAAGaagatcatagagagctcctaagaactcatgagaatctacgcttcgagaagctaaatttagagcaagagcatgtgTAGGGTGTTGATCCCCTATTCCCCATTCCAGTTTATCCCATCTTTCGCTAGCCACTTTAAGTTAGTCATTGTGTTTTGCCTTTAATCGTTTTTAAGGTCATTTTAGTTTGACTTAGAATTCTAGGTAGAATCATGATTCAAGTATATCTTATTATTTCTTCCAATATGGTCTTTAATTACTAACACTTCCTAAAATGCTAGTGATCTCAACTGGGCAATATACTTTTCCTTCAACGGCTATATTGGAATATACTTTTTAATTTTGTTCATACAATACCAGAGCATCACTCACTTGGGTTGTAGTCATTTTTTATTAACATCAAGATGCCATTTTCACTCAAAGAGGATAGTGATACAAAGTTCTGATGCATTTAccagaaaaaggaaagaaatatgGGGTCGATGCCATTTTCACCTGGACGCTTTGTTTACTACTAGTCAATGGTcgtgtgtttgtttgtttgcttattTGTAGTTTGTTGACAATTAAGAGTTGTGCAGCTACAAAAAACAAAGAGTGAATTATAACTGAAGAATTCCTATGATACATAATTCCATTTCCTGATTGGACTAAAATGCCTTATACTTGACACAATAGAGGGAGATTGCACTTGAGATGTGGCATTTTCTTTTGTAATACCTACACATATTATATGGCTATTGCTAGGTTGCACTACTTATTTTTCTTACTTGATACAACATAGGAGGGCTAGAAAACATCAATAGTGTTGTGCGGCCTTTCAAAAAACAAGCTGTGCGCACAAGGTGCAGGCCTATAACCCTTTTATTACTTTGATAAGGGGGGAGGGGTGGATTGGGACATCCATTTGTGGTGGTGGGTACTCGTTAACACACCGTGATGGCTGGGAGGATTTTTGTTGAGGTGGTTCTGCTGGACCTTGCAAGAGGAAACGTGACGGGAAAGCTTTTGCAATGTGGACATCAGATGTTGGCGTTGGATAAGAGGATGCAACAGCCGACGTGAGATCCTGCTTTGCTCATTGCAGGATTATACGCAAGGGCCAGGATTGCTATGAGGATGATGGTTGGTGCCTCTCAAAAAAAGGATGATGGTTGGTGATGAGCATCAATCAAATCTGTTTTAGGAATTTCTGCTACCACTATATGAACTTCTTTGGGGCCAAGGAGCAAGATCATGATTAAGGGGTCTATGCTCTACTGCCTCCATTGCGGGTTCTCTACATTCTGAGCATTCACATTTATTGGGTCTTTTGTTGTGCAATGTGGTAAATATTGCCTGTCTCATGAGGAATTCACAACTTTCATCAACATACCTAAAATAACTAGTTTGACTGGTAACCATACTATCTAGGTGTTTGTTTAGTAACCAGAACACGTAGGTTTGCTCTTGAAAGTAATAGTTGTTCACGTGGCTCCTTTCTAATTCTGACCAAGAATTGAATTATGTAGGATTTCTACATCCCATATGCACACCATATGTTTGCAAAGTTTCTTTGGATGAATAGTAGTTATATATATCTATATTATTTTTAAAAATTACCTCCTTGTTGCATTGACATGCCTATATGGCCACTCTTCCGTTCATCTACTATATATGGTTCTGTTTTTTTACTTTATTATAATTCTTCACTCCCAAGCATATTGAATATTTATTCAATCATATTCCCACATTTCAAGAGGTATGTATGTCATCGAGTTCTGTATTCCGTTGACCCAATCCATGTCACTTCATCATCTCTTTTCATTCATATTACTTATGTTGTCGCCCGTAGCAATACACGGACATACTACTAGTATTATGTTAGCGACCACAGGTTGCTTTTCATAGTAGTTGCATTTTGTTTGCAACTATTTAAATGTATGATTGAATTGCTTTTAATGTAATTTTTTTGTCAAATGGAGAGGATGGCAAGGACGAACATTTGATGACTCCGGTTGAATGGCCTCTGCCCCGTTCATTATCCATGCATACTTCCGATTGTGTCTGTGAATATCTGATGATGTTCATTAGGTGATCCACATTGGAGTTTTCATTCCCAGTTAACtatgttagagcaactccaacggggcgacccgaacggacggcgcatttgtctgtttgggtcggccgcccgcccagCGTCCGCCCTGTTTTAGATTTAGCTCGGCAGTGCgaccaacgcgccgacccatttcatgtccgcattcAATTTTTAAAAAAGGCCCGCGACCATCGATCATGCCAGCagccatgtctcatgccggcaccatgccagcgccggcatacaatgTCGGCTTCAAAAAATATCACCATATAGTTCATGTTGGCGCACTCGCCAGCgtccggcacacatgccagcacacaaaagaggtgggacttgagttcgaccacgccatcgcaGCCCCTGTGGTCATGCCAGCACgcctgccggcatacaaaaaaaggatggcgctCGCCGCCACGAGATCACTTGTCattgaacttgagcatgtcggcccgcatcttctcgaaccacggcctcttccttggcgacacggtgttgagatccaccttcatgatctccaccccggtcatcatgctcgcgagagccacttctttcgtcttggtcttggcgttggcggccccgatctctagcatcttggcttgcttctccgcctccatctcaagcatcttcgcttgcttctccgcgtccatctcaagcctcctcatttggatctccatgaaggcgttcatttgctcTTCTTTGTAACGCCGACGCTCCttctcccttgagtccttcttgttcatcatgccctccacgcttGTGATCAAGGCGTTCGATGCCGCATCCctcttgtcctccttcttggagttggtcttcccccgcggccgtgccTTCTCAccgtccccaacctcctccacggcttgCTTCCTCCCATGCGACTTGAGGGcagcatattgcgccttgaacttctcctcgtcttTGATGACCCTAAAGCAATGGGAgtggttgaagcacttgccattatgttggaccttgaatgcctccaaagcatGAAATGCCTACAAATATATTTTATGCAAGTATATTGGTAAATGGTATGCAAAAGAACACGCAAGCATAAACTTGAAgacacaaaagagggcggcttgctagcataccatgtcttgcatgttgatgccgctcacggggcgggccttgacgctctcaagagtggcacaaaacttgttgcactcttgttggatcaccctccatcgcttcgaaatggacacccacccgcgcgtgctcacTATTTGGTAAGGCAGAAtcttcttgcgctcatgaaactcacggtggacacgaatccaaaaagttgaatgcttttgttcggCGCCCGTCTTGGGGTCTTGCTCAATGTCTctccaacactcgcaaagaagcttgtcctcggccgccGTGTATGCCCTGGtccgcttgctcttgcgcttcggcttcggcccggcggcttggttggcgagctcgtccttgaacaaaggctccccttcgatgtcgcactcgtcctcttcctcttgcccGTAGTCGTCCGGAACTCATGGTCAAGTAGGAAGCCATCCAGGTCcatgccgacctgatcacgcatgaaggccgcctgatcgggatcgtagccagcggccggcgtgaacgcccctcggccgtcctggctttgtgtctcgtcgggatTGTAGCCAGCGGCCGACGCACCACCCTCGAAGATCAGCGGGCCCGGGAGGAGGAGAAGGCGCACacgcgtccgtctcgtgtccgcgccgacgcaaatgcAACTAAAAAATGGGTCGagaatgggtcggcaggcggacgccaagcggacgcgcgtccgtttgggtcagcgCGTTGGACCGACTTTTGTGTCTGCGCCGACCCAAAAGGACGCCgatggacgaaatgggtcgccccgttAGAGTTgctctttttttttaatttatacTCCCGGATACAGCCATGGGTCCCACCGTCCCAGTGCCAAAATTAACCGCGAAATGGATCTCTCTCTAAAGCGCGAAATCGGAAAACATTCTCACCGTCCCGGCGCTCCAAAATTGACCCGCTCTTCTCGTCTTCCCGGTCCCGCTCTTTCCAAAATGGCACTACCGCGCCCCACGCCCGCGATCCGCGCCGAAACGCATCCCGGACGTCCACGTCCAATAGCGCCGAACGCATCTGACCGTTCAACATCACCGATCCGGGACACGCACCCCTCCACCAATCAGCGCTCGCCTCTCCACCTCTATAAGCCCATCACCCCCGTTCTGCTTTCCCCCACATCTCCTCCATCTCCAAGTCCCAACACCTTCCGGCGGCGAAGCAACCCACCCACTTTTCTCCCCCTCCCGAAGCAGCGATGGCCCCCAAGGCGGAGAAGAAGCCGGCGGCGAAGAAGCCCGCAGAGGAGGAGCCCGCGGCGGAGAAGGCCGAGAAGGCCCCGGCGGCGAAGAAGCCCAAGGCCGAGAAGCGGCTGCCGGCGGGCAAGACCGCCTCCAAGGAAGGCGgcgagaagaagggcaagaagaagagcaagaagagcGTCGAGACCTACAAGATCTACATCTTCAAGGTGCTCAAGCAGGTGCACCCCGACATCGGCATCTCCTCCAAGGCCATGTCcatcatgaactccttcatcaacgaCATCTTCGAGAAGCTCGCCGGGGAGGCCGCCAAGCTCGCCCGCTACAACAAGAAGCCCACCATCACCTCCCGGGAGATCCAGACCTCCGTCCGCCTCGTCCTCCCCGGGGAACTCGCCAAGCACGCCGTCTCTGAGGGCACCAAGGCCgtcaccaagttcacctcctcTTAGACTGCGTCGCCTGTATCTAGTAGCAAATGTAGTTCTATACTGTTGGCTTAGTGCTTGTCCGTGGACTCTGGTTATCTGCAAGTAATAGTAGTCCTACTTTTGGATGAAAATTGCCGAATCATTGTAAATGCTTTGTTGGCTCGTCGGCCACCTGCAAGAACTGAATTATGTCCGCTTCAATTGGCAAATGAAGATTTCGGAAACGTTGTTGGTTCTATTTACCGATTTCCGCGGTGGTTTACTAATAGATGTTCTAGTTTTTTTATACGTCTCAAACATGAAGTTTTGCTTAAAATTCCTGCCCGGTGTTTTCAGGTTTTTGTTTCTTCAGTTTGTGCAGAACCCAGTGTTTTACATGTCGGTCTTAATTGCCTCGTTACTGTCCACTGCTGGCCACTGGCGCTGTCATAATTGAGGTGCTGATGAATAGGAACAAACCGTCTGATTTGTTTGCCATTGGCTTGTTCTTGTTATGGTACTCCTGGCATTGCCTTGGTACTCAATGTTTCAGATTCCTAAATCACCCAGATGTGTTCTAATCGTAAATGATGTTTCAGATTCCTAAATCACCCAGATGTGTTCTAATCGTAACTGCTCTGTGGAAATGCTCTCTTCTGGTTTGTGAATGTGTAGAGGTCAATTGTGTCCTTAAGCAAATAGTATCAGTCAACTAGTCATCCTATCTTGATTAACTTTGCGTGAAGTCAATGTTTCACTAGATTAAAACGTAAGCTCTAGAGTTGATGTTCATTGCTTATCGTCAGTTGTTTCCTGAACAACAGCGGAGATCTGGACTACTTGCCTGCCTCCCTGTTTATTGACTACAAGTTACAAGTCTGATTTTTGTGCACTTTTGGTGAAGCAATGGTCTTCTGGGCTCTAGTAGTTTCTTGGCGGTATCACGTGGTAATAATTGTCAACTGGCTACTGTGTTTGTGTGTTTTGGACTTGAAATTGAATGAGAAATATCTGCACTGAATTGAAGGATTCGACTTTCCCATgatgaaaaagcaaaaaaaataaaataaaaataaaaatcctgACACAACCCACTCAATTTCAGGTCACTTCCTACCACTAGATAACTGTAGATTCCTCAGGGTTTCAGAAGGAGGTTGTGCCGATCTACCGCATCGTGCCACAGGATGACGAACGGCAGTTTAAATCTCAGAGTCTGGACAAATGTTGGCAAATTAATCATTCACgatatcaagtgcatatcacgaGAACTAGACCAACATCAGCACAGGAAGCCAACATGCAGACTGGTGGTGCATCTCAAAATTTTAAACTTGGTAAACTGCTTAAAATATGTTCAGAAATTTACACCATCGTTTCTGTTTAAGTCAAGGCCACTGCCCCTGTTGGATCTCTAGGGCCAAGCAGCATTGTGCGCTGGATGTCTCTTAAGAACTAGAAACCTGAAAGTGCTCTGCTGACAAGCAAGTGATAGAGGAAGAGGCCGAATCGGTGCGCGAACAATGGTTCAGGATATTTGTCCAAGGGAACAAGAGTCTCCTTGTACATGTTACAGGATCTCAGAACGAAACAGATGCAATAACAAGGAGTGCCCCACAAATTTATGATTAATGCTAGATGCTCTTTTTTCAGAAAAACAGGCACAAGCGGCGCCCGGCTTTAAATAAATAAAGCCAATGTCGGCCTCTCATCTTCGTTCTCCTTGCCATGACCGTCACTGGAATAGACATCAGTTACTGATATACCCTGCCAAAAGTGAATATGCATCAGGATATATCGAATACAAAACGTGTTGGCAACTTTCATTCCCATGTGCTAACAGGAAACATTTACAATTCTGATGAAAAATAAGTCATACTCACAAAATAAGGGGCACAATGGTGTTAAATTTCAAGATGAGAGCACAAACCAGAAGAATGCAGGTACAAATTAAAAAAAAACCCGGATGATAACAATAATCTGCTTGCCTACTCACAAAATTCTTCGTTTTGGAACTCCATGCTTGTTACTTAGTCCGCTGTTCATAGGTATATGGGATAGAGCAATCTATCCTCCCTCTCTTATAGTAGTTACTTATGCACATCTTTTGTTGAAATAGTTCAGTGCTCAACTCATTGCTCAGCAAGTACAGAGTACAACAGCAAACTTGAAGCTGGAAATGCATGCAAGAAAATAGTATTCACAGATATGCCCACCAGGAAACTAGATAAGGTATGCAAGTTGGGTTTGCAACATTAAATAAGAGAACCCAATATGTGAACAAACCGTAATGCACTCAAACACGACATATActtttttttattgcatgcactcaAACCGTAATgaataaaattaaatttccatGTAATGTAAAATATGTGAACTGCTAGATTAAGAGAGCAGTGAGTTCAATAAGTAGACAACTTACATTGCTGCACAACTAGCAAAAAGTAAGAAAGCAGAAGCAGAtgattagagcatctacaaccaggcGCCCCAAACCCTCCTCAAACGCCCGGGCGGCCCGCCCGGTCATTGACCGATCATGAAATTTCGACCCAGACGGACGCCTTAAACGCCCGGGCTGACGGAGCTCGGGGACGATGACGAGGTTCTCAGGGACAGCGGCATGGTGCACGGGGACGGTAGCGGGATAGGCCGTCCGCGTTGCGAGCTCAACGGGCATGGGCGGTTGCGGCGAACGGTGCCGAGTGGTGGGATGGGGAGGTCGACGTCAGCGGGATGGGACGAACGTGTTACAAGCTCGACGGGGTCGGGGCTCAGTGACGGAGGTCGCCGAGGGGTGGTGGGGTTCACGGTGGTCGATGAAGTAGTTGTGGCGGCGGCTTGAATCGGCCGTTGCGGAGGCAGGGTGAGGCGGCATGGCAGCGGTGAAAGATTACACTGGCGGTTGGGTTCCCACCACAACCGTTTTTGTTTTGGGGCaacactaagagcatctacaaccaggtGCCCCAAACCCGTCTCAAATGCCCGGGCGGGCGGACCGGTCACAAAAAAAATGACCCCACCAGACGCCTCGAACcaccctcaaacgcccgggctgtcCGGTGCCCCCCATATCCAGCCGACGGATATGGGGTGGCCCGGGCACGTCCTCCTGACAGGCCGGGCCCACCACTAACCCCACCAGTGTCCCACAAAAACCCCAATCTGTctcctcgctcgaaaccctagctcACTTGCTCTCCTCTCTCACTCTGTCCTCCCCTCTCTCCTCTCTGACTCTGATCCAATATGTCGACCATGTCGAGCTCTGGCAGCCGCTCCGACTCCGACGTTGACGTCGATGAGGAGCTGGCCCTCCGTATTGCCTTGGAGCAGGCCAAGGTGGACACCGGAGGCAGCTCTGGATCTGTAGCGTCGCCGCTGCTCCCTAGCCGGTGTAGGCCCCTCCCGGCCCGCGTAGAGCTCCGCGAGGGCTGCACAGCCCGCGCCTCCCCACGCTGTCCCCTGCCCCATCCAGCTGCTGCACCCCCACATGGGCAGCTGTGGGTGCTTGTGTCCGCCCCGCCGGCCCGGACGTGCACGCCGGAATCGGAGGCGCGCACCGCCCGCCGCGAGAGGTAGCAGACAAGGGAGAGGGACACGGCGGAGCAGTCCGTGCGCCGCCGTGGGATGCAAGCAGAGCCCGACGAGGACGAGCGACTCCTCGCTTGGGTCTACCGCCGGTCGGTTATGACGACGGAGACAGACGCTTGGCGGCTCCGCCGGAAGAAGGACAAGGCGCTCTGAATTGCCATTGAGCAGTCTGAGCGCGACGCGACGGTGGCAGCGTCGGAGGCGGTTGAACTAGCGAAGCTCAAGAGGCAGTAGGACAGCGccgctcggcggctcaaagggctCATCCTCCTCTCCAACACCTCTGACGGCGACGACCACGACGCCTCGTCCGACGACTCAGACGATCCTCCACCAGACGCCGACGCTTATAGTTGCGCTGGCGACCAGAAGGGGAAAGGGCCAACTAGGAAGTGGTGAAGATCTGCCTTCCCCACTTTAAATTCAAGGTTTTAGATGTAGTTTAAACTTGTCCGTCGTGTTATGTGCATTATGTGAACTGTGACGATCTTTTGAAGATCCGACTGTGATCGTTTGGGGAACAGATTGTGCACTTGTATGTCCGTTTCTATGTCCGCTCATGATCTACGTAGTTTTTATCGACGTTGCATGATTTAGTATGG
This region of Triticum aestivum cultivar Chinese Spring chromosome 2D, IWGSC CS RefSeq v2.1, whole genome shotgun sequence genomic DNA includes:
- the LOC123053409 gene encoding histone H2B.1-like; protein product: MAPKAEKKPAAKKPAEEEPAAEKAEKAPAAKKPKAEKRLPAGKTASKEGGEKKGKKKSKKSVETYKIYIFKVLKQVHPDIGISSKAMSIMNSFINDIFEKLAGEAAKLARYNKKPTITSREIQTSVRLVLPGELAKHAVSEGTKAVTKFTSS